GATTCCGGGTCGACTTCACCGCGGCAAGACCAGTACTCGATGGTTGTGCGGTGCAGTGGCAAGTCTTTCACCAGCAGGGGCTCGAGATCGGCCCAAACCGCCCCAGCATGAGAAGATAACCCCAAGTCTTCAACACACTGAACGAGAATTTCCATCAACGAAAACCGTTCATCGTCAGTCAACTTCGCAGAACGATACGCGAGAAGAAATTCTTGGAATCGTTGGCTGTCTGCGACCTGCCATTCCCAGTCTTGCATGTCATCGGAATAGGGCAAGCCGAACCGAGAGGCCAATGACAGGCGAGCACTAGTCGCGGGGTATTGCATGGAAGAGCTTGTCATGATGACCAACGTTTGAGATGACAGGCGTTGCCGGCTAGCCGGGCCAATTTCTCCCGATTGAATGATTGGCGAAGTGGGTGATCCGTCTGTACCTCAATTGTTTCCGGTCTTTTAAAGAATGCATGCAAATCAATAAATTAATTTGAATGACTTGAGAGAGGCGTGGACTTGCTCATGTGTAACCTTGCGGATTAGATCGACTGCGAGAGCCAACGCCACGTATTTCTTCGATACGATTTGCGGCCCTGGCGGGCCGAATACTTCACTAGTCTGAACCTCGTGGCTTTATTGCTCAGCGGACCGCCGACTAGATTAATGCCAACATCTCTCCTAGGATCGCTTGTCTTTTGAGCCTATCACTACTTACCTCTCCAAGTCCCTGGCAAATGCTCACAATCTTACTGAAATGGTCAGTGGCCTCTTGACCATGTTTTCCCATGATAGCGATGATTCTCAGAGCTTCCGTCTCAGTTTTCTTTGAGTTCAATGGATAAGATCCACCAGCACCTACCAAAGCTCTTACAAGCGGAAGCATGTGCCATTTAAAACGCTTCATATTTTGTGGGACGGTGCTGTTTGAAACCAATAGATTAAAACGATACATGGTGACACAGGCAGCATAGAAAACAGCCTCCTTCACGCCATCGTCAAAAATGGTCTCTGTCAGCTCTTCGTACATTTGCTTTGGATAGCGCCCCGCCAGATCTGGCCGGTTGCAAAACATCGCTGCAACGCATTTTGCCGCGTTATGAAGAGAAAAAATCCGAGTGTTTGCTATGTCCTGACCTACGTATTGTCGGTCTCTTCGCTCAAGATATAGACGGCTTTCAGCGCCTTCAAATGTGTTGAAGTACTGCTCTACCTTTTTTATGATGGGGCGCAGGGATAAAAACTGCGTGTCCTCGACTTTTGTTTGACTGTTGGTTGCACGAACCAGTTCTGAAAACACGTCTTCAAGCTGTGTCTTGACTACTTTAATGTTGACCATTACATCGCCGAGCTTTTCTCGATTCTCAAATAGAACATTCGAGGTTTGGCAGCCGTTGACGATTTGGTAGTTCGTCAAGTGTAAGGTTGTTCCCTGAAGCTTCACGTCTGGACTCACAATGGTGATTCCGTTGTTCAAAACTGGGAAGCGGCTTGCGGTATCCGATTCGAGCGTCGCAGCAATGGACTGATTTACTGGATTTTCGTCGCCAAGATATGAGCGCACGTTCTCTTCGAATACTTGTGTACGAAGACTTCCTTCTTCGGTTAAAAGTAGGTTGTTTACGAAATCACTAGCACGTACAACTGCGAGGTAGGCCTCATCAATTCCAGTAATTTGAGGTAGTGGTGCCGTGCTAAACGCGGGTAGGCTGGCGCTGATACCGGAATACGTCCCAACCCACAAGCGCGTCAACTCATCGCGATCGACAAATCGCACATCTATTTCATGGAATAGGCCGAGTTCATTTAGCTGAGCGATGAAGTCGGCACGTGCCGTTTCTAGGGCGGCTGGCTTTTGGTACTGGCCTGTCGCTATAAAGCGTGCAGTGAGCGATGGTTTGCCGTTCCGTACCTTTGGTACTTGCTCGACAACGGTGTCAAACATCTTCCTTGCCTCAGCTAACACTTCATCAACTACTGCATATGGCGTCTGTGTCGCGAACCGTAGAATTCCCTCCTTGAATTTGAGAAAATCCCCTAGATCAAATCCTTCTGAACGCTTTGCCTGGACGAATAGAACATCTACATCGTGATTCCGACGGGCCCCCGAAAAGATGGCTTGCGCATCTTCAACAGAGGCTGTAACAGTCTCATCAATGATCACTGCGACGCCGTCTACTCCCTCGTCGCTAGGTCCTGTTGTCACATCATCTAAATCAAACGTCCCGCCGAACCGATTCGAAATAACGCAGTACGTCGAAAATTTCTCGAACTGAGCAGATTCCTCATCTGCTTCGAGGCTGAAACTTTTCACGAAACTTTCGAGGTGTGCCTTGACGATCCTGTGCATGCATTTCTCCATGGTTTGATGGCACAGTTTAATGGAGGGCGGAGTCAAAATTGAAGCGTCACAACCAAAACCCCCTCACCCCAAAACCGCCTCCAGCGCCTCTCAAACACTCGCAATCACCGGCTCCCCCGCCCGCTCCTCAAGACAAACGAAACACAGGGCGCATTCCAGCGCCACCAAGTCGGCAACCACGAGGGCTGCAGGCCTGGGCGTCGCGCAAGGCGATGGCGTCGCGCACCAAGCTCAAGCCCACACCGCGTTTCACCACGTCAATGGCGCGTAGCCCCTGTCTTGCGGCCCGCATCTGCACTGGCGCCACAGCGCCGAGAGGCATAAGCTTGAGCCCCGGCGGACGGCGTACCGGGTATCTGGTGGCTGGGACAGGACCGGGTTGAGCGAAAGGACTGCATATGTTGTCCGATGCCTCTGTCACAACGATGTTGCCGGTCAAGGACATGGACCGCGCCCGCGCCTTCTACGAGGGCTGCCTGGGTCTGAAGCCCAGTGGGTTCAGGCCCGACGGAAAGT
This Hydrogenophaga taeniospiralis DNA region includes the following protein-coding sequences:
- a CDS encoding AIPR family protein, which translates into the protein MHRIVKAHLESFVKSFSLEADEESAQFEKFSTYCVISNRFGGTFDLDDVTTGPSDEGVDGVAVIIDETVTASVEDAQAIFSGARRNHDVDVLFVQAKRSEGFDLGDFLKFKEGILRFATQTPYAVVDEVLAEARKMFDTVVEQVPKVRNGKPSLTARFIATGQYQKPAALETARADFIAQLNELGLFHEIDVRFVDRDELTRLWVGTYSGISASLPAFSTAPLPQITGIDEAYLAVVRASDFVNNLLLTEEGSLRTQVFEENVRSYLGDENPVNQSIAATLESDTASRFPVLNNGITIVSPDVKLQGTTLHLTNYQIVNGCQTSNVLFENREKLGDVMVNIKVVKTQLEDVFSELVRATNSQTKVEDTQFLSLRPIIKKVEQYFNTFEGAESRLYLERRDRQYVGQDIANTRIFSLHNAAKCVAAMFCNRPDLAGRYPKQMYEELTETIFDDGVKEAVFYAACVTMYRFNLLVSNSTVPQNMKRFKWHMLPLVRALVGAGGSYPLNSKKTETEALRIIAIMGKHGQEATDHFSKIVSICQGLGEVSSDRLKRQAILGEMLALI